Proteins from one Diorhabda carinulata isolate Delta chromosome 10, icDioCari1.1, whole genome shotgun sequence genomic window:
- the LOC130898959 gene encoding lymphokine-activated killer T-cell-originated protein kinase, which produces MDNFQTPIKNKLINNVIQIPPSPLMKKIGFGTHVVVYEFERSPLPEKSRSPWAIKKLIESHKQQDSAKTANKRLKAEAEILRKLNHPNIVGFRACTKQSDDTCIIAMEGCTSSLGDLIENRLDYLGDVPFPPNTILKMSSDIVNALDYLHNEKLLLHGDIKSMNILVKGEFVICKLCDFGVSLPLTKAGEIDKEKAGEDVEYAGTPHWCAPEVFQDNQIITSKADIYSFGLVIWEMLSLAPPNMSESFEESFFDSSIDEKIEPRQRPPLPDVDLEPEYNLVLEIYFCCTIVDFMKRPNAQNLVKVFNQIMDKK; this is translated from the exons ATGGATAACTTTCAAactccaataaaaaataaattgataaataatgttATACAAATACCTCCGAGTcctttaatgaaaaaaataggaTTCGGAACAC ATGTTGTTGTTTATGAATTTGAAAGATCACCTCTACCCGAAAAATCCCGTTCACCTTGGGCAATAAAGAAATTGATCGAAAGCCATAAACAACAAGATTCTGCCAAAACTGCTAATAAACGTTTAAAAGCAGAAGCCGAAATTCTTCGTAAATTAAATCATCCCAACATAGTCGGGTTTAGAGCTTGTACTAAACAATCAGATGATACGTGTATAATAGCTATGGAAGGATGTACTAGCTCGCTAGGGGATTTAATAGAGAACCGATTAGATTATTTAGGAGACGTTCCGTTTCCTCCAAATACTATTCTTAAAATGTCCAGTGACATTGTTAACGCTTTGGATTATTTACATAACGAAAAGTTGTTGTTACACGGTGATATTAAATCAATGAATATATTGGTTAAAGGAGAGTTTGTGATATGTAAACTTTGTGATTTCGGCGTGTCTTTACCACTCACTAAAGCCGGAGAAATCGATAAAGAAAAAGCCGGAGAAGACGTAGAGTACGCAG GTACACCTCATTGGTGTGCACCAGAagtttttcaagataatcagaTAATTACGTCCAAAGCTGATATTTATTCGTTCGGTCTCGTTATATGGGAAATGTTGTCACTTGCTCCACCAAATATGTCGGAAAGTTTCGAAGAATCGTTTTTCGATTCGtcaattgatgaaaaaatcgAACCAAGACAAAGACCTCCTTTACCGGATGTAGATTTAGAACCAGAGTATAATTTagttttggaaatatatttttgttgtacgATTGTGGATTTTATGAAAAGACCAAATGCTCAAAATTTAGTGAAAGTCTTTAATCAAATTATGgataaaaaatga